The region CGATTTTAATAAAATACAGAAGTGAAATCAGTACGAAAAAGATCAGCCCCAGATAGAGCATTCGTTTGTTGCCGATTGTAGTGATCATCCGGCCGATAAACAGCCGACCGATTAATGTTCCGATAATAAAAATACCAGTTACAAGTCCGCCCTGGCTTTCGGAAACATGAAATTGCTCGACTGCATAGACAGCCATGGTTACGAGTAATAAATAAAAGACTAAGTACAAGAAAAAATTTGCCGATGAAATAATGATAAAATCTTTGGTCCATAGTTTTGCTTTTGATTGATTCACGTATCTGTCTCCTTACATCTTCATGTTGTTTCGTATTGTTTCCATAATTCGAATGGTCTCCTGCTGCTGTTCCTCTGATATGCCGGTTAAAATCTCCTGTTCAAACTGATCAATCGTAATACGGACGGTTTCATAAACGGTTATGCCTGATCCGGTAAGCTGTACGCGTTTTTCGCGTTTGTCTTTACCTTTGACCTGCTCGACATAACCAAGTTCCTCCAGACGGTTAACGGTTCTGGTCGTGGTTGGTTTTTCAACGCCCTGGTAGTGTGATATGTCCACATTTGTGGAAGGGCCGTAATTATATAAGTAATATAAAACAGTCCATTGTGCCCTGTGCAGGTTGTGTTTGTTCAACTGCTCATTCAGACGGTTTTCAAATGGGCGGAATAATAAGATAAGCTGATGAAAGAATTTTTGTGTAGTCTTTATTGAAAAAACCTCCTCATATAGTTAGCGTGGTTAATAGTTAGAGTGACTAACTTTATTAGCTTATCAGTTTTAATGGTGAGAAGTCCAGGCCCAAAACTTTAATGGAAACTTGTGGCATGACAAGTGTTTTCAGGCAGGTGCAGCTTCCCTTTTCGTTCTGGTTGAATTTTGAATGCCTAAGCGATAAATTACTTGGTAGGAGGTAATAAAAATATGAATATTACAGCGATTGCAGGAAGTATACGAAAAGATTCCTATAATATGCAATTGGCAAAAACAATGAAGGAACGGTATAAGGGTAAGTTGAACATCGAAATTGCCGATATCGGATCACTTCCTTTTTTTGCCCAGGATGAAGAACACAATCCGCCACAAATTGTCCAGGATTTTAAGGAGTCCATCAAACATGCAGATGGGGTTTTAATCGTAACGCCTGAATATAATTGGTCGGTTCCCGGTGTTTTAAAAAATGCGCTCGATTGGACGTCCAGAGTTGATAAGGTTTTGATCGGAAAACCGGTTATGGTTGTTGGGGTAACTCCCGGATCTGCAGGAACCTTGCGTGCTCAGCTCCATTTACGTCAAATTCTTTCAGCACCTGGAATTCAGGCAGAATTGCTTGCACCGGGCGGCAATGAAGTGTTAATTAATTTTGCCGGACAAAAGTTTGCAGACGGACAATTGACGGATGAAGACACGCTTGCTTTTCTGGATAAAAGAGTGGATGCATTCCGTGATTTTGTAAAATCATTTTAAATTAAGTAAATCCATTTAAAGTTATGCAACACCAACAGTTTCGAATTTGATATAATACCAATGGAGCATAACGAAATGGTAGGGGGAGTTTTATGGAGGAAAAAGGGGGCAGACAGTTTCTGGAAACTCAAAAAGTAAATTTTGAAGTTCATAATTGTACTTTGAATTTCGAACAGTCTATAATTATACATCGTTTATAGTACATCATTTGTAAAATGGTACATATAATGATAATTTTAACTTGATAACTCATGAAAAAATGCTGTTTTTTAATGCAGCTGTATAGAAGAGAAAAGAAGAAAACTGGAGGTAATGACGTGAAGATTATTGTAGCTGGGGGAGATGGCTTTTGTGGCTGGCCAACTGCACTCTATTTATCAAAACAGGGGCATGACATAGCCATTATTGACAATATGGCCAGGAGAAAGTGGGATAATGAACTGCATTCGAATTCATTGACTCCTATCGCTTCGCTTGAAGAACGGGTAGCGAAGTGGAAAGAATTAACCGGAAAGGAAATTCGGGTTTATGATGGTGATTTGAACCATTATGATTTTTTACGGGAAGTCTTAAAAAAAGAACAGCCTGAAGCATTTGCACACTTTGCGGAACAGCGCTCAGCCCCATATTCGATGATAGATCGTGAACATGCTGTGTTTACTCAAAACAACAATGTGACTGGAACGCTGAACGTATTATTCGGCATCAAGGAGATTGTGCCGGAGTGCCATCTGATTAAACTTGGAACAATGGGTGAGTACGGTACCCCAAATATCCCAATTGAAGAAGGATATATTGAGGTTGAACATAAAGGACGGAAGGATGTTTTGCCATTCCCGAAACAGCCTGGTTCTTTTTACCATTTGTCTAAAGTTCATGATAGCCATAACATTACATTTGCCTGTAAAATCTGGGGTATTAAAGCGACAGATTTGAATCAGGGTGTTGTATATGGTCTGGATACGGACGAGACAAAAATGGATCCGGTTTTGAACAACCGCCTTGATTATGATGGAGTATTTGGTACGGCATTAAACCGGTTTATCATCCAGTCAACCATCGGCCATGATGTTACGGTTTATGGAAAAGGCGGTCAGACCCGCGGGTTTTTGAATATTAAAGATACGGTTCGTTGCATTGAAATTGCGGCAGAAAACCCGCCGGAAAATGGAGAGTTTCAGGTGTTTAACCAATTTACCGAGGAATTTTCAGTGCTTGATTTGGCTAACATGGTCGTAAAAGCTGCAAAAGAAGAAGGGTTGAATACAGAAATCGCACACTTGGAAAATCCAAGGGTTGAGTTGGAAGAGCATTACTTCCATGCAGAAAATACGAAGCTGCAAGATCTGGGGCTTGAACCAAACTTGCTGACAGAAGAAGTTATCCGTGATATTTTAAAAACAGTTGTTCATCATAAAGATCGCGTGATTAAAGAAAATGTATTGCCGCAAGTAACCTGGAAGTAAAATAAGGACGTGTCATCATTGAAAATTGCTATCATAACCGAAACATTTCTGCCATCAACAGACGGCGTTGTTACCAGACTGAAGGCCTGTATCCGCTACTTCTTACGGGAGGGACATGATGTCAGGGTGATCGCACCGGACCTTGGTGTGTACGAATTTGAAGGAGCAAAAATTGACGGTCTTCCTGCGACAACACTGCCTTTTTACCGCTCAAAAAAGTTTGCGCTGCCCAACCGGAATGTTAAAGACCTGCTGCTGAATTATAATCCGGATGTTGTCCATGTGGTCAATCCGGCGATTCTTGGCGCATCAGGGGTTTATTATGCCGATAAGCTGGGCTATCCAATGATTGCTTCATATCATACCAATGTGGCAAAATATTTGGATTATTACAAGCTTTCTCCGTTCAAAGGACTGATTTGGTGGTATTTCCGGAAATTGCACAATAAGGCGGAGTTGAACCTCTGCACGTCCAACACGGTTAAGGGTGAACTCGAACAGCATGGTATCGAACGTGTCCATGTCTGGAAACGCGGTGTGGATACGGAGCTGTTTCATCCGAATAAATATGATCGGGAAATGCGGGACAGGCTGACAAATAACCAGTCGGATAAGCGGTTATTGCTGTATGTTGGCAGGCTCGCAGCGGAAAAGGAAATTGAGAAAATCCGGTCTGTTCTGGAACGCTCGGATGATTTTGTCCTGGGTATTGTTGGTGACGGCCCGCACCGTAAAACATTGGAAAATCACTTTAAGGGAACAAACACGGTATTTACCGGGCTGCTCCATGGTGAAGAGCTTGCCGCCGCATTTGCATCTTCAGATGTATTTGTTTTTCCGTCAACGACTGAAACACTTGGTCTTGTCATTAGTGAAGCAATGGCATCAGGGCTGCCGCTCGTTGCAGCCGAGAGCGGGCCAACATGTGAACAGATTCGAGATAATCATAACGGTTTGCTGTATGATTCGACAAAAGCCGGTGATTTCACGGAAACCGTTCTGAAATTTGAGGATGAAACATTACGCAAACGTCTTGCCAAAGCTGCGCACGAGGAAATTGCCGATTTGGGCTGGGACAGTCAGTCCGGACAAGTACTTTCGTATTATAAAGAGATAGCAAACACGCAAAAGAAAAAGGTAATGTAATTGAGGTTTCTATGACAAAGCAGAAACGAAAAAGCGGCCCATTTCAATTCATGCAGTTCAGTGTCATCGGTGTTGCCAATGCGTTAATCGATATTGGGACACTGAATCTGCTGCTGATTTTATTTTATACAGATGAAAAAGCGATATTGATTTTGTATAATACCATCGCATATACATTGGCCATCATCAACAGCTATTTCTGGAATGCCAGGTTCACCTTTCAGCATACTGCGAAGGGCAGCAATAGGCAGCGGATTTTGTTCATCATTCAGGCTATTGTCAGTCTTGGAGTGAATAATCTGGTCTTCATAGGAGCAAACGCCCTGATGGAAGTCATCGGCGTTCCAAACTGGCTTCGCTACAACATCGCTAAAGGTATGGCCATGTTCCTGTCGTTTTTGGCAAGCTTTTTTATGATCAAGTATTTTGTGTTCAAAAGAAAAAAAGGAAAAAACTGAGCTGTATGGGGCTCAGTTTTTTGGTATGCCGGGTGGATGGCAGCAATCTATCAGCCTGCAGCTAATTCCCAATCAGAAATCTTGCACATTTTGCAAAACTGCTGCACTATATAATAATAGGCTATGAAAGCAAGGTGAGAGGATTGGTTGCTGCGATTCGTGTGGCTTTTTTTGTTGTGGGAATTATATCGTTCAGTTTTGGCATATCAGTGGCAATCCATGTGCAGCATCTGGGAATTCATCCGTGGGATGTGCTTAATGTGGGCCTGTATGAAAAGTTTGGCTTTACAATTGGCACCTGGAATATAATTTGCGGATTTACGCTGATTGTTATCTCCTGGATTCTGGATAAAAGTTATATCAAACTGGGAACGTTTCTGAATGCATTTATGGTTGGAATGTTTGTGGATCTTTTTCTGTGGCTCGACCTGCTTCCGCAAGCAAGCCATACGTGGACGGATACTTTCTTCATGTTATCCGGGATTATTATTATGGGTATTGGCGGCGGTATGTATAATGCGGCGAGGCTCGGGTCCGGACCGCGTGACGGGTTCATGCTGTCGATGGCCGATAAATTTGGTGCTCCGATTGGCAGGGTGCGAATAATAACGGAAAGTTCTATACTGGTGCTTGGGCTGGTTCTCGGTGGTCCGGTATTTATATTTACGTTTATTTTTACCTTCATACAAAGTCCCATTTTCCAATATACCTTTTTAAAAATTGATCGTTATATTAAACAGCAGGATTTGAAACACACAGGAAGCAATGCGTATAATCAACGTGCAAAATAAATAGTGCCCGGGGATTCCGGTTCTTGACCCCAGCGGGCACTATTTTATCTAAAACTGAATTGTTTTTAACTGAGTTCTGTGCTCCGGCTGCGATGTGTCCCGGTCGACATCATAGTTAACCATAACACTTTGTAAGATGAACCAGGCTGCGATAATTACAATTAATGTCGCAGTTACAAGCAGCAAGACAAACTTTCTACCACCCAATTCTGTCATCCCCCTTAGTTTCCTTACTTTAAGATTAGCAAACCCGCCACATCCTGTAAACAAAGGTGTTGGAATGGACAAAGTTTGTTCAAAATCAGCGGATTAGCCGGGTCATGTCATAGTTCTTCAGGTCGATTTCCAGGTTATTTCCAAGGGCAAGATCTGCGAGCTGTTTGCCGACATACGGCCCCATGGTAAGACCGGAAGAACCCAGCCCATTTGCATGCAGTAATCCGGTATAGCCGGGCAGTCTGCCGATGACTGGCACAGATTCCGGGGTCATTGGGCGGAATCCGACACGCGTTTCCAGCACTGTGGCATTTTCCAGTTCCGGTGCTGTTTCGAAGGCGTTCCGGAGGATAAACTGCAGACCGCCGGCTGTAATCCGTCTGTCAAAGCCAACGTTATTTTCCTGTGTGGCACCAACGACAATCCGATCCGAAAAAGTCAGCATGTACTGATTAAATGGCGGCTTGACAACCGGCCAATTATCCAGAGTTGTCCCGGGCATTTGTAAGTGTACAATTTGAGCACGCTGTGGCCGGATATCAAACTGTATTCCAAGAGGCTTCAGCAATTGCGGTGTCCAGGCCCCGGTTGCTGCAATCACTTCATCCGCTGAAATGTATTCATTGTTCACATGAATGCCTGTTATGTTGGCATTTTCTTGAAAGAGGGTGGCATCCCCATGGATAATGGTTGCGCCATGTTTTTCAGCCCCACGCAATAGTGCACTCCGGAGTGCGCGACCGTCAACACGGGCTGCACCACTTACATGCAGTGCGCTGTATTTTTCAGATACAAGGGGAAACATTTTCTTTGTCTCCTTGTCATCCAGTATTGTAAGCTCACCGATTTCCGGTGCATCCTCACGTCTTTTCATGGCGTGTTCCTTCATGGCTGTCAGTTTTTCTTCATCCGTGTGGAGGTTTAGCGCACCTGCTTTGGCATAACCCGTGTTTGTTTCACCATCAGCAGCCAGTTCCTCTATCAGATCCTGATAGATCCGGGCACCGCCTTTCGCAAGTTTGTACCATGCTTTATTGCGTCTTTTTGAAAGCCACGGAGCAACAATACCTGCCGCCGCATCAGTAGCCTGACCGGAATCACGCCGATCCACAACGATCACTTCCGCTCCTGATTTTGCCAGTTGGTATGCAGTGGATGCACCTAATATTCCAGCACCGATTACAATTATTTTTTTCATAAAAAAATCCTTTCCATACCTGAAAACAACTATAAAAGCATTAAAACGATTTGTAAATAAAAAAAGGAATTAAATACTGTTCCTCGAAAACAATAGTAAGGCGTTCATACATAAGTCGCAAATCAAAAATTTGTATATGTTTTTTGCTATAATCAATAAAAACATCATTATAAGGAGTTGTCTGTTTGGCTAAACGTAATCAAAAATTTGGAATGGGCTGGTTCGGCTGGGCGGTTATCGGTGTAATCGTACTTACTGTCGCAGCTTCGTCATTATTCTTTTTTAATTTATTCGGCTTCAGCAATGCTTTATTTGACGGTCAGGCATCAGGGTCGGATGAGCCTATTTCAGAGGAAACCCGGCAAAA is a window of Virgibacillus ihumii DNA encoding:
- a CDS encoding MarR family transcriptional regulator, with product MNKHNLHRAQWTVLYYLYNYGPSTNVDISHYQGVEKPTTTRTVNRLEELGYVEQVKGKDKREKRVQLTGSGITVYETVRITIDQFEQEILTGISEEQQQETIRIMETIRNNMKM
- a CDS encoding YczE/YyaS/YitT family protein gives rise to the protein MVAAIRVAFFVVGIISFSFGISVAIHVQHLGIHPWDVLNVGLYEKFGFTIGTWNIICGFTLIVISWILDKSYIKLGTFLNAFMVGMFVDLFLWLDLLPQASHTWTDTFFMLSGIIIMGIGGGMYNAARLGSGPRDGFMLSMADKFGAPIGRVRIITESSILVLGLVLGGPVFIFTFIFTFIQSPIFQYTFLKIDRYIKQQDLKHTGSNAYNQRAK
- a CDS encoding NADPH-dependent FMN reductase, whose amino-acid sequence is MNITAIAGSIRKDSYNMQLAKTMKERYKGKLNIEIADIGSLPFFAQDEEHNPPQIVQDFKESIKHADGVLIVTPEYNWSVPGVLKNALDWTSRVDKVLIGKPVMVVGVTPGSAGTLRAQLHLRQILSAPGIQAELLAPGGNEVLINFAGQKFADGQLTDEDTLAFLDKRVDAFRDFVKSF
- a CDS encoding glycosyltransferase family 4 protein; this encodes MKIAIITETFLPSTDGVVTRLKACIRYFLREGHDVRVIAPDLGVYEFEGAKIDGLPATTLPFYRSKKFALPNRNVKDLLLNYNPDVVHVVNPAILGASGVYYADKLGYPMIASYHTNVAKYLDYYKLSPFKGLIWWYFRKLHNKAELNLCTSNTVKGELEQHGIERVHVWKRGVDTELFHPNKYDREMRDRLTNNQSDKRLLLYVGRLAAEKEIEKIRSVLERSDDFVLGIVGDGPHRKTLENHFKGTNTVFTGLLHGEELAAAFASSDVFVFPSTTETLGLVISEAMASGLPLVAAESGPTCEQIRDNHNGLLYDSTKAGDFTETVLKFEDETLRKRLAKAAHEEIADLGWDSQSGQVLSYYKEIANTQKKKVM
- a CDS encoding NAD(P)/FAD-dependent oxidoreductase, whose product is MKKIIVIGAGILGASTAYQLAKSGAEVIVVDRRDSGQATDAAAGIVAPWLSKRRNKAWYKLAKGGARIYQDLIEELAADGETNTGYAKAGALNLHTDEEKLTAMKEHAMKRREDAPEIGELTILDDKETKKMFPLVSEKYSALHVSGAARVDGRALRSALLRGAEKHGATIIHGDATLFQENANITGIHVNNEYISADEVIAATGAWTPQLLKPLGIQFDIRPQRAQIVHLQMPGTTLDNWPVVKPPFNQYMLTFSDRIVVGATQENNVGFDRRITAGGLQFILRNAFETAPELENATVLETRVGFRPMTPESVPVIGRLPGYTGLLHANGLGSSGLTMGPYVGKQLADLALGNNLEIDLKNYDMTRLIR
- a CDS encoding GtrA family protein, yielding MTKQKRKSGPFQFMQFSVIGVANALIDIGTLNLLLILFYTDEKAILILYNTIAYTLAIINSYFWNARFTFQHTAKGSNRQRILFIIQAIVSLGVNNLVFIGANALMEVIGVPNWLRYNIAKGMAMFLSFLASFFMIKYFVFKRKKGKN
- a CDS encoding NAD-dependent epimerase/dehydratase family protein, coding for MKIIVAGGDGFCGWPTALYLSKQGHDIAIIDNMARRKWDNELHSNSLTPIASLEERVAKWKELTGKEIRVYDGDLNHYDFLREVLKKEQPEAFAHFAEQRSAPYSMIDREHAVFTQNNNVTGTLNVLFGIKEIVPECHLIKLGTMGEYGTPNIPIEEGYIEVEHKGRKDVLPFPKQPGSFYHLSKVHDSHNITFACKIWGIKATDLNQGVVYGLDTDETKMDPVLNNRLDYDGVFGTALNRFIIQSTIGHDVTVYGKGGQTRGFLNIKDTVRCIEIAAENPPENGEFQVFNQFTEEFSVLDLANMVVKAAKEEGLNTEIAHLENPRVELEEHYFHAENTKLQDLGLEPNLLTEEVIRDILKTVVHHKDRVIKENVLPQVTWK